In the genome of Candidatus Thorarchaeota archaeon, the window TTCCAGTGCATCACTGGTGTCGTTCAGATCACCATTGTAGCCTTCTTGGGGTCTATCATCTTCCCGCACACCTATCTGGCTCATCTCTCATATGTCTTCATAGCACACTCGCTGTTTCAGTTCCCAGGATTCACCCTGCTGCTCGTCCACGTATTCCGTGGGATGAATCGGATTGACTACCATCAGGTCCTCACGGTACTCAAGTACATCGTCTTTGACACTCTGGGACCATACACGCTTATCATTCTCTTCAGGTGGTGGGGCTCTCAGAACCCCATCTTCGGGGAGGCATTAGGCGGGGCTATCGGCCAGGCCATTGGGTCGTACGTCTCGGAGTGGTTCGTCTTCGCTCTGTCGCTATTCCTCTTCAGAGGACTCGGTTTCAAGATCAGCACTCTGTTCCGTGTCGACTTTGGCCGAGAGCAGATGAAGAGGGCACTGAAGTTCGGCACGAAGTGGACAGTCGGAGCGGCCACTGTGCCAGTCGTGTGGTTCTACCAGATGCTGCTCATCAGTACCAATCTCCTCAACTGGTCTGCACTGCAGGGGCAGTACCAGCTCGCGTGGGACCTGGCCATAATGGTGAGTGTCGTCGGTCTCTTCATGGAGAGTATGCTGGGTGGTATCTCCGAGGCATACTCGCACGCAAAGAAGAAGCTCACGCAGCTCTACACCGCGCAGGGACTGAAGTACGGCGCATTCTTCGTGTTCTGGCTCATATCGTCACTTGCAGCAGTTGGAGCTCGCGCCATCCTAGGAGCGGCAGGGACTGAGTGGGCCTATGCGGCACATCTACTTCAGTTCTTCCTAATATTCCAAGTCCTCGGGTTCTGGTCATGGCTTGGAGACTGGATGTTCGCAGGAGCAGACAGGACCGGGCTTGCTGCTGCCGTCTGGGTGCTTGAACAGTCAATCAGAGCAGTCGCAATGACCATGTTCGTGGTCTACGAGCCGGTGGTGTTCGGAATCTACCTTGGTGGTATGCCAGGAATCATCGTGGGATACTGCGTTGGGCTGTTCATCAAGGACATAGCGGCTTGGGTCCTGATCAGACGAACCATATCGGCTCCCAAACTCTACACCTGGCAAAGCTATGTCGGGCCTGCACTCGCTGGAGTGGTCAACTACATCGTGCTCGAGGCCATCGCGAGAGCGATATGGACACCGGACATCTTGCTCTCTGCCGCGCTGTTCTTCCTAGGAACACTCCCGTCGCTCTACATCTTCGCATTCGTCAGCGGGTTGACCGGCACATGGGACACTCGCACGCTGGAGGAGTTCAAGCGAGCTTCGAATATGGTGAAGATGCGAGGCATAGGGTGGCTGTCGCGCAGATTCTATGGCGCTGTCGCTCTAGGCACAAGGATATCGCCGCTGCACAACAGGTTCCCAATTGACATCTACGACGAAGCCATGTCAGAGGCAAGAGAGCTGACAATGGAGAAGAAACAACTCAGACTCTAGTCCATGATGCGGGGCTCCTCAAGACGCAGGGGAGCCCTGCACAAAGTCCTAGCACCGAAACAAGAAGGAGTGTACAGAGGACCTGTAGTGTGTGCTACATCTCCATGTCCATGGGCTCTTCGGCTCCAGATGCCGCATACGCCTCGCGGACCTTTGCAATCTTGATGAGCTGGACCAAGTAACCAGCCAGCCGGTTGCGCACCGCCTTGCTGGTCACATCTGTGTACTGTTGGACCAGTCTCTTGTTGGTCTCAAAGTCCGTTGTGAACTCATCTGGATAGTTCTGCAGCAAGACTTTGGCCGCATTCTTTACATAACCTGGTCGTATCCTGCCCAAATGCCTGTCACCATAACGAGTGCTGCTCGGCAGTCGCCCTGGCGACGTTTATAAAGCCTGTGGTGTCGACTCCGGACTTGTAGCGGTGTGAGTGGTCGTCGTGTACTACAAGAGACTTGCTGAATCCTACGCAGAGATAGAGTCGATTTCGGGACTGCATGAAAAGATACGAATCTTCTCGCAAGTGCTTAAGGAGGCCAATCCCTCTGAAGTGGGACAGATTGTCGCACTGACGCTGGGAAAACTGCACCCAGACTGGAGAGAACAGCCAGAGATTGGAGTCGCAGAGCGGATAGCCATTCAGGTTGTGGCTGCAGCGGCATCGGTCCCGGAGAGCAGAGTACTCCAGGTCTTGACCAAGACTGGGGACATAGGACTCACTGCGGAAGAGCTGTTAGGCCAAAGCGCTCAGGGCACGCTGATGAGTGAGGACCCAACGGTGTCACATGTATACTCGGCCCTAGAACACGTCTCACAGGCATTAGGTCAGAAGAGCGCAAAGGAGAAAGTGACGAGGCTTGTGGGCCTGCTGACTGACCTGAGCCCAACAGAAGCAAGATATGTAATCAGGACGATTACCGGCGACCTCAGACTAGGACTTGGCCACATGAGCATAATCGACGCACTGGCATCCGCATTTGCTGACGGCAAGTCATCAAGAGATGAGATAGAGAGAGCATTCAACGTCTGCAGTGACTTGGCAGAGGTGGCGAGACTACTTGCAGAGAGAGGAATCTCCGGTATCAGCGCCATCAAAGCAGAAGTTGGTAGACCGATTGGTATGATGGCGGCAAAGAGGCTGTCCGATGCCCGGGAGATACTCGAGAAGAGCGGCGGCAGGGCGCTTGTGGAGTACAAGTATGACGGCGAGAGGATGCAGATTCACAAGGACGGCGACAAGGTGATCCTCTACTCACGACGCCAAGAGGTCATAACCTCGCAGTATCCGGATGTCGTCGAGATGGTGCGGACACGAATCGTGGCGAACCGGTGCATCATCGAAGGAGAATGCGTTGGCATCGACCCTGTGACGGGGCGTCTGAGACCGTTCCAAGAGCTGATGCGGAGAAGAAGAAAGACCGATGTGGCAGAGATGTCGAAGCAGGTGCCGGTGGCTCTGTTCCTGTTTGACATTCTCTATCTTGAGGACCGAGATGTGACAGGGCAGGCCTTGCCTGAGAGAAGACAACTGCTGGAGAAGGTAGTGAAGCAGAGCGACTCGGTACGACTGACAACGGCCGAGCTTACAGATGACCCTGCGCGCCTTGACAGCATCTTCCACACCGCGCTGAGTGAGGGGATGGAGGGCGTCATAGCCAAGGCCGTTCATAAAGAGTCGACATATCAGGCTGGAGCACGGAGCTGGCTGTGGATCAAACTCAAGGCATCATACAAGGAGGGTATGGCAGACTCGTTTGACTTTGTCGTAGTGGGTGCGATGCACGGCAGGGGAAAGCGTACTGGGGTCTACGGGGCGATACTGGCTTCCGTGTACGACAGCGACACAGACACCTTCCCGACAGTCTGCAAGATTGGAACCGGGTTCACTGACGACATGCTCACCGAGTTTCGTGACAGACTTGAGAAACACAGAATACCAGCACGCCACCCAAAGGTCCTGTCAGACATGGACGCCGATGTATGGTTCGAGCCTGCTGAAGTGATTGAGGTGCTGGGGGATGAGATAACCGTGAGCCCCGCACATCCAGCGGCCAGAGGCCATGTGAGCGGTGGTGGGCTTGCAATACGATTCCCCCGATTCACTGGTCGATGGAGAGATGACAAGTCGCCGGACCAAGCGACAACAGTGGACGAACTTGTCGAGGCATTTGAAAGACAGAGAGGAACAAAGGAGAGTAGGAAGCGTGCCTCATAGTATTCGTGTAGCGCGCAGAAGGATGACATTCAGCGCTGCTCACTTTGTAGTCAGCGAGGGAGAGTGCGAGTGCCTTCACGGCCACAATTACTCAGTTGAGGTGACCGTGAGTGGGCCTCTCGATGAACAGGGTATGGTCCTCGACTTCAGAAAGGTCCAGGATGAAGTGGCCGAAGTGTGCAGGCATCTGGACCATCGTCTTCTGCTCCCTGGACAGTCTCGATTGATAAGCGTCGAGGAAGAAGACACCTCAATGGTGATCACTGCTGCCGGCAAGACATACGTCATTCCATCCGTTGACTGCGTAGTACTTCCCATTAAGGCCACGACCGCAGAACTGCTTGCTCAATACGTGGCGCAGAGTCTCTCACTGTCGCAAGACTACCGCGTTGAAGTGTGTGTAAGCGAGTCAGCAGGGTCCACCGGCTGCTTCAAGACATGAAGAGAGAGATTGACTCATCGCAAGGTTAAAGCGAAGGTCTCGAAGTCCGCACTCCCACACGCGGCAGGTGTTCACGCCGAGCACCTCAGCGATGCAGCCTTCTGATGGCGAGAATCTTGGTCTTTGACACACAGAATGAACAGCCACGACACAGAATACAGCTGTGGCGAGTTGGAATCAAGAACCTCAAGACGTTCGTCATCACAGAACGGAGCGGCCTGAGACATCATCTCATCCCCAAGGTCGAGATTGCCATCGACCTCCCCGCGGACGTCAAGGGCATTCACATGTCGCGCCTTGTGGAGTCGATGACGGAAGTCCTGAGTGATGAGTTCAGCGTTCACTCATCAGTTGAAGAACTCCAGATTCACATTCTTCAAGCGTTGCACAAGAAGCATCCCTTCAAACGCGGTGAGGTGAAGTTCGATTTCGAGTTTGGCTATGCGAGCAAGACCCCTGTCTCCAAGAAGAGGACTTGGGAGGTCTGTGACATAACCGCATCAACACTGATGGAGGACGGCCAGCCTACAACTCACTCCGTCGAACTCAGTGTGATCGGCAACACGGTATGCCCGCACTGCGCTGCCAACAATGGTGGCCTGACACACATGCAGCGTGCAGTGGGAAGACTGAAGGTGACGGGTACTACCCCCGACATCCCGACTTACGGTACCATGATCGATATCATTGAACGGTCCTTCTCCAGTAGAACCTACTCCCTTCTCAAGTTGGAGGACGAGGTCTACGTGACAAGGGAGATGCACGACAATCCCGTGTTTGTCGAGGACGTCTGCAGGAACATCCTTCAGAACGCAAAGGAGACTCTGTCTGGCAGGAATCTGGATATGTGTGCAGAGGCAATCTCCCTAGAGAGTATCCACAAGCATGACGTGATTGCGCAAGGCCGGTTGGTGCTGAATGGCGGAGAATGAACACCGTGATGGACTGATTGACGCAGGCCAGACCATGCAGCCATCTGAAAGACCGCCTTCGAACTACCGAACTCGAACTGTCGCGATAGTACCTCTGCCAAGCATCTATCTTCTCGCAAGTTCGCTCCGCCCAGTTGTTGCAGCAACCTGAATCAACTTCACAAAGGCACTTGCCATGCTCCGAGTTGTGACCGCACCCCCGGAGAGGACCTGAAGCCTTTTCCGCACCCATAGGGAGACCTCGGACTGGTTCTCGGTCACAAACTTCCGGGGGTCGGTCAGGAACTCCTGATGACGGGTTGGGGGAATCACACCAAATGCGATCATCTCGAACTGCCGTATCATTCCTGACAGCATGTTGGCAGCAAGATCAATGATGAGTTCGGGGTCGGCAAGGTCCTGCTTGCCGTACTTCTTGTTTGCCGCCTGGCGAAGACTGGCGTCCAACATCCTCTCAAGCTTTGCAGTCTTCTCAGCAGACAGCTCGCCATCTCTGCGGAACACCTCATAGAGGACAGACTCTCCTGCAGTTGATATGCCATGGTCATCCACTGTGGAGCGAGTCACACGGAATGTGGACACTCTGCCGGCCTTCTTCTCTCTCTCCAGTGCCTCGAGTCTGGCGTCAATCGTCTTGCGTCCCAGCTCGACAATCTCGTCGAAGTGTGGACTGAGGACGACGACACGGAGGAGGTCCCAGTACAGGTCCGTGCCGTTGGTGAGTGGATACTTCTCTGTCACGTCGTGGTAGAGTCGCGACAGACTCCACAGCGGGACTTGCCTTCGCTTGATTCTGCGCATCATCATGAGACCGTGAAGAAGTATGGCTCCAACAAGACGTACATCTACTGTCTCCGGGTCTCCGGATATCATGCGCCCGATTCTCTCAGCAGACTTCACGTAATGCTTGTACATTACGACAGC includes:
- a CDS encoding GTP cyclohydrolase I FolE2 translates to MVFDTQNEQPRHRIQLWRVGIKNLKTFVITERSGLRHHLIPKVEIAIDLPADVKGIHMSRLVESMTEVLSDEFSVHSSVEELQIHILQALHKKHPFKRGEVKFDFEFGYASKTPVSKKRTWEVCDITASTLMEDGQPTTHSVELSVIGNTVCPHCAANNGGLTHMQRAVGRLKVTGTTPDIPTYGTMIDIIERSFSSRTYSLLKLEDEVYVTREMHDNPVFVEDVCRNILQNAKETLSGRNLDMCAEAISLESIHKHDVIAQGRLVLNGGE
- a CDS encoding 30S ribosomal protein S17e — encoded protein: MGRIRPGYVKNAAKVLLQNYPDEFTTDFETNKRLVQQYTDVTSKAVRNRLAGYLVQLIKIAKVREAYAASGAEEPMDMEM
- a CDS encoding 6-pyruvoyl tetrahydropterin synthase family protein, with protein sequence MPHSIRVARRRMTFSAAHFVVSEGECECLHGHNYSVEVTVSGPLDEQGMVLDFRKVQDEVAEVCRHLDHRLLLPGQSRLISVEEEDTSMVITAAGKTYVIPSVDCVVLPIKATTAELLAQYVAQSLSLSQDYRVEVCVSESAGSTGCFKT
- a CDS encoding ATP-dependent DNA ligase — translated: MYYKRLAESYAEIESISGLHEKIRIFSQVLKEANPSEVGQIVALTLGKLHPDWREQPEIGVAERIAIQVVAAAASVPESRVLQVLTKTGDIGLTAEELLGQSAQGTLMSEDPTVSHVYSALEHVSQALGQKSAKEKVTRLVGLLTDLSPTEARYVIRTITGDLRLGLGHMSIIDALASAFADGKSSRDEIERAFNVCSDLAEVARLLAERGISGISAIKAEVGRPIGMMAAKRLSDAREILEKSGGRALVEYKYDGERMQIHKDGDKVILYSRRQEVITSQYPDVVEMVRTRIVANRCIIEGECVGIDPVTGRLRPFQELMRRRRKTDVAEMSKQVPVALFLFDILYLEDRDVTGQALPERRQLLEKVVKQSDSVRLTTAELTDDPARLDSIFHTALSEGMEGVIAKAVHKESTYQAGARSWLWIKLKASYKEGMADSFDFVVVGAMHGRGKRTGVYGAILASVYDSDTDTFPTVCKIGTGFTDDMLTEFRDRLEKHRIPARHPKVLSDMDADVWFEPAEVIEVLGDEITVSPAHPAARGHVSGGGLAIRFPRFTGRWRDDKSPDQATTVDELVEAFERQRGTKESRKRAS